In one Cronobacter dublinensis subsp. dublinensis LMG 23823 genomic region, the following are encoded:
- a CDS encoding PhoH family protein: MNIETREFTLEPADNARLLSLCGPFDDNIKQLERRLGIEIARRDNHFKLTGRTICVSAATDILRHLYVDTAPMRGEIKEIEPEQIHLAIKEFRVLEQSAESVPEYGKAVNIKTKRGVIKPRTPNQAQYIANILDHDITFGIGPAGTGKTYLAVAAAVDALERQEIRRILLTRPAVEAGEKLGFLPGDLSQKVDPYLRPLYDALFEMLGFERVEKLMERNVIEVAPLAYMRGRTLNDAFIILDESQNTTIEQMKMFLTRIGFNSKAVITGDVTQIDLPRNLKSGLRHAIEVLSEVEEISFNFFHSEDVVRHPVVARIVTAYEAWEEADQKRKAEQAAERKREALALAAGTQESK; this comes from the coding sequence TTGAATATCGAAACACGTGAATTTACGCTGGAACCTGCAGACAACGCTCGTCTGCTTAGCCTCTGTGGACCCTTTGATGACAACATCAAACAGCTGGAACGCCGCCTCGGCATCGAAATCGCCCGTCGCGACAACCACTTTAAACTGACCGGCCGCACCATTTGCGTCAGCGCCGCGACGGATATTCTGCGCCATCTGTATGTCGATACGGCACCGATGCGCGGCGAAATCAAAGAGATCGAGCCGGAACAGATCCATCTGGCTATCAAAGAGTTTCGCGTGCTGGAGCAGAGCGCCGAAAGCGTGCCGGAGTACGGCAAAGCGGTCAATATCAAGACCAAACGCGGCGTGATTAAACCCCGCACGCCGAACCAGGCGCAGTATATCGCCAACATCCTTGACCACGACATCACGTTTGGTATCGGCCCTGCCGGTACCGGTAAAACGTATCTCGCGGTCGCGGCCGCCGTGGACGCGCTGGAGCGTCAGGAGATCCGCCGCATTCTGCTGACCCGCCCGGCGGTGGAAGCGGGTGAAAAGCTCGGCTTCCTGCCAGGCGATCTCAGCCAGAAGGTTGACCCATACCTGCGGCCGCTCTACGACGCGCTGTTTGAAATGTTAGGTTTTGAGCGCGTAGAGAAACTGATGGAGCGCAACGTGATTGAAGTCGCGCCGCTCGCGTATATGCGTGGTCGCACGCTCAACGACGCGTTCATCATTCTTGATGAGAGCCAGAACACCACCATCGAGCAGATGAAGATGTTCCTGACGCGTATCGGCTTTAACTCTAAGGCAGTTATTACCGGCGACGTCACGCAAATCGACTTGCCGAGAAACCTGAAGTCCGGTCTGCGTCACGCCATTGAAGTGCTGTCGGAGGTGGAGGAAATCAGCTTTAACTTCTTCCACAGCGAAGACGTGGTACGCCACCCGGTCGTTGCGCGTATCGTCACCGCCTATGAAGCCTGGGAAGAGGCTGACCAGAAACGCAAGGCCGAACAGGCGGCGGAACGTAAACGCGAAGCGCTGGCGCTGGCCGCTGGCACGCAGGAGAGTAAATGA
- the miaB gene encoding tRNA (N6-isopentenyl adenosine(37)-C2)-methylthiotransferase MiaB, whose translation MTKKLHIKTWGCQMNEYDSSKMADLLETTHGFTLTDVAEEADILLLNTCSIREKAQEKVFHQLGRWKTLKEKNPDVIIGVGGCVASQEGDHIRDRARYVDIIFGPQTLHRLPEMINQVKGTRSPVVDISFPEIEKFDRLPEPRAEGPTAFVSIMEGCNKYCTYCVVPYTRGEEVSRPSDDIVLEIAQLAAQGVREVNLLGQNVNAWRGENYDGTIGTFADLLRLVAAIDGIDRIRFTTSHPIEFTDDIIEVYRDTPELVSFLHLPVQSGSDRVLNMMGRTHTALEYKAIIRKLRAARPDIQISSDFIVGFPGETQQDFEQTMKLIAEVNFDMSYSFIFSARPGTPAADMVDDVPEEEKKQRLYILQERINQQAMAWSRRMLGTTQRILVEGTSRKSIMELSGRTENNRVVNFEGAPEMVGKFVDVEITEVFPNSLRGKVIRTEEEMGLRVVESPAAIIARTRKENELGVGIFQP comes from the coding sequence ATGACAAAAAAACTCCATATTAAAACCTGGGGCTGTCAGATGAACGAATACGATTCATCGAAGATGGCCGATCTGCTGGAAACCACGCACGGCTTTACGCTGACCGACGTGGCGGAAGAAGCAGATATTCTGCTGCTGAATACCTGCTCAATCCGCGAGAAGGCACAGGAGAAGGTTTTCCATCAGTTAGGGCGCTGGAAAACGTTAAAGGAAAAGAACCCGGATGTGATTATCGGCGTGGGCGGCTGCGTGGCCTCTCAGGAAGGCGATCATATTCGCGATCGCGCCCGCTACGTCGACATTATTTTCGGGCCTCAGACTCTGCACCGCCTGCCGGAAATGATCAACCAGGTGAAAGGCACCCGCAGCCCGGTCGTTGACATCAGCTTCCCGGAAATCGAGAAATTCGACCGTCTGCCGGAGCCGCGCGCGGAAGGCCCGACGGCGTTCGTTTCCATCATGGAAGGCTGCAACAAATACTGCACCTACTGCGTGGTTCCGTACACCCGCGGCGAAGAAGTCAGCCGTCCGAGCGACGACATCGTGCTGGAAATCGCCCAGCTCGCGGCACAGGGCGTACGTGAAGTTAACCTGCTCGGGCAGAACGTGAACGCCTGGCGCGGCGAAAACTACGACGGCACCATCGGCACTTTCGCCGATCTGCTGCGTCTGGTGGCCGCTATCGATGGTATCGACCGTATTCGCTTCACCACCAGCCACCCGATCGAATTCACTGACGATATCATCGAAGTGTATCGCGATACCCCGGAGCTGGTGAGTTTCCTGCATCTGCCGGTGCAAAGCGGCTCCGACCGCGTGCTGAACATGATGGGACGCACCCACACGGCGCTGGAATATAAAGCGATTATCCGCAAGCTGCGCGCTGCGCGTCCGGATATCCAGATTAGCTCCGACTTTATCGTCGGCTTCCCTGGCGAAACCCAGCAGGATTTCGAACAGACCATGAAGCTGATTGCCGAGGTCAATTTCGATATGAGCTACAGCTTTATTTTCTCCGCACGCCCCGGCACCCCGGCCGCCGACATGGTGGACGACGTGCCGGAAGAAGAGAAAAAGCAGCGTCTGTATATTCTGCAGGAGCGCATCAACCAGCAGGCGATGGCCTGGAGCCGCCGTATGCTCGGCACGACCCAGCGCATCCTGGTGGAAGGCACGTCGCGTAAAAGCATCATGGAGCTTTCCGGACGCACCGAAAATAACCGTGTGGTGAATTTCGAAGGCGCGCCGGAGATGGTCGGTAAATTCGTCGATGTGGAAATAACCGAGGTGTTTCCGAACTCCCTGCGCGGCAAAGTTATCCGCACCGAGGAAGAGATGGGCCTGCGCGTAGTGGAATCCCCGGCGGCGATCATCGCCCGCACCCGCAAAGAGAACGAACTCGGCGTCGGCATTTTCCAGCCGTAA
- the ubiF gene encoding 3-demethoxyubiquinol 3-hydroxylase, protein MTNQPIEVAVVGGGMVGAAAALGLAQNGFQVAVVEHAAPPAFSPQNPPDVRISSISCASVDLLRGLGVWQRVLEMRAHPYRRLETWEWNEARVEFSADELQLPELGYMVENSVLQRALWEALEAHPAVKLLCPTTLTQMTASQHGYQLALDNGETLDARLVIGADGASSQVRKWAGIGVNAWQYQQSCLLISVQCQQPPGDSTWQHFTPNGPHAFLPLFDNWASLVWYDRPARVRQLQAMNMTQLGREIAAAFPSRLGGVTPVTCGAFPLVRRHALRYVLPGVALVGDAAHTIHPLAGQGVNLGYRDVDALLKVVIDARNAAEDWASGEVLKRYQRRRLPDNLLMQSGMDLFHAGFTAKLKPLRVLRNLGLIAAQRSGVLKRQALRYALGL, encoded by the coding sequence ATGACAAATCAACCTATTGAAGTCGCCGTCGTCGGCGGTGGCATGGTGGGCGCCGCGGCCGCGCTGGGGCTGGCGCAAAATGGTTTTCAGGTGGCGGTAGTCGAGCACGCCGCGCCGCCCGCGTTTTCGCCGCAAAATCCGCCGGACGTGCGGATCTCTTCCATCAGCTGCGCTTCTGTGGATCTGCTGCGCGGGCTGGGCGTCTGGCAGCGGGTGCTGGAGATGCGCGCGCATCCTTATCGTCGCCTCGAAACCTGGGAGTGGAACGAGGCACGCGTTGAATTCAGCGCTGACGAGCTGCAACTGCCCGAACTCGGCTACATGGTGGAAAACAGCGTACTGCAACGCGCGCTGTGGGAGGCGCTGGAGGCGCATCCGGCCGTTAAACTGCTGTGCCCGACGACGCTCACGCAGATGACCGCCTCGCAACACGGGTATCAGCTGGCGCTGGATAATGGCGAAACGCTCGACGCGCGGCTGGTCATCGGCGCCGATGGCGCAAGCTCGCAGGTGCGCAAATGGGCCGGGATCGGGGTGAACGCCTGGCAATATCAGCAGTCGTGTTTGCTCATCAGCGTGCAGTGCCAGCAACCGCCTGGCGACAGCACATGGCAGCATTTTACGCCCAACGGGCCGCATGCGTTTCTGCCGCTGTTTGATAACTGGGCCTCGCTGGTCTGGTATGACCGCCCGGCGCGCGTTCGTCAACTGCAGGCGATGAATATGACGCAGCTCGGGCGCGAGATCGCGGCGGCGTTTCCATCGCGGCTCGGCGGCGTGACGCCGGTCACCTGCGGCGCGTTTCCGCTGGTGCGCCGACATGCACTGCGTTACGTGCTGCCGGGTGTCGCGCTGGTGGGCGACGCCGCGCATACCATTCACCCGCTGGCGGGGCAGGGCGTGAATCTCGGCTATCGCGATGTAGATGCGCTGTTGAAGGTGGTGATTGATGCCCGCAATGCGGCGGAAGACTGGGCGTCTGGCGAGGTGCTCAAGCGCTACCAGCGTCGCCGGCTGCCGGATAATCTGCTGATGCAAAGCGGTATGGATCTCTTCCACGCGGGCTTTACCGCGAAGCTGAAGCCGCTGCGGGTGCTGCGCAATCTGGGGCTTATCGCCGCCCAGCGGTCGGGCGTACTGAAGCGTCAGGCGCTGCGATATGCGCTCGGTTTATAA